A window of the Gordonia humi genome harbors these coding sequences:
- a CDS encoding DNA polymerase III subunit delta', with protein MTNVFDRMIGQELLAGELRDAARSARAVAARIDEADDGAVSMFADDPVDELPVGVRESMTHAWLFTGPPGSGRSVAATAFAAALECTSPEEVGCGECRACTTVMGGTHGDVRHIQPEGLSISVRQIRDIVSLAARRPTTGRWQIVIVEDADRLTENGANALLKSVEEPPERTLFLLCAPSVAPEDIAITLRSRCRHVALTAPSSEQIAQVLIERDGIDPEPARWAASVSGGHVGRAKRLATDPQSRQQREQALSLARAATRESTAFAAADTLVKTATETATAISAEIDAAETEELMTALGAGGTGKGTARPPRGTAGAVKELEKQQKSRRTRMMRDVLDRALVDLAALFRDALSRSLGARVTLMHPDKEDDLIDGMARYASPEKLLACIEAVLECRESLDMNVKPKFAVGAMVVSLGDQLRQ; from the coding sequence ACGAGGCGGACGACGGCGCCGTCTCGATGTTCGCCGACGACCCGGTGGACGAGCTGCCGGTCGGCGTGCGCGAGTCGATGACCCATGCCTGGTTGTTCACCGGCCCGCCGGGCAGCGGCCGATCGGTCGCGGCGACGGCGTTCGCGGCCGCGCTGGAATGCACCTCGCCCGAGGAGGTCGGGTGCGGGGAGTGCCGCGCCTGCACGACGGTGATGGGCGGTACGCACGGCGACGTCCGACACATCCAGCCGGAGGGACTGTCGATCTCGGTGCGTCAGATCCGCGACATCGTCTCGCTCGCGGCACGGAGGCCGACCACCGGCCGGTGGCAGATCGTCATCGTCGAGGACGCCGACCGGCTCACGGAGAACGGTGCCAACGCCCTCCTGAAATCGGTCGAGGAACCGCCGGAGCGGACCCTGTTCCTACTGTGCGCACCGTCGGTGGCACCGGAGGACATCGCGATCACCCTGAGGTCCCGCTGCCGCCATGTGGCGTTGACCGCGCCGTCGAGCGAGCAGATCGCGCAGGTGCTGATCGAGCGGGACGGCATCGACCCCGAACCGGCGCGGTGGGCGGCATCGGTGTCAGGCGGTCACGTCGGACGCGCCAAGCGTCTGGCGACCGATCCGCAGTCGCGGCAGCAGCGGGAGCAGGCGCTGAGTCTGGCGCGGGCGGCGACCCGCGAGTCGACCGCGTTCGCGGCCGCGGACACGCTCGTGAAGACCGCGACCGAGACCGCCACCGCGATCAGTGCCGAGATCGACGCGGCCGAGACCGAGGAGCTGATGACGGCTCTGGGCGCGGGCGGCACCGGCAAGGGCACCGCCCGCCCGCCGCGCGGTACGGCCGGCGCGGTGAAAGAACTCGAGAAACAGCAGAAGTCGCGCCGTACGCGCATGATGCGCGATGTCCTCGACCGCGCTCTCGTCGATCTCGCCGCCCTGTTCCGGGACGCGCTGTCGCGTTCGCTGGGAGCTCGCGTGACGCTCATGCACCCGGACAAGGAGGACGATCTCATCGACGGCATGGCGCGCTACGCCTCGCCGGAGAAGCTCCTCGCGTGCATCGAGGCGGTCCTCGAGTGCCGGGAGTCGCTCGACATGAACGTCAAACCGAAATTCGCGGTCGGCGCGATGGTCGTCTCGCTCGGTGACCAGCTCCGCCAGTAG
- a CDS encoding DUF2834 domain-containing protein — MTPTQIARKPLFYVFLASLFTQNAIGLPYVARNGWRSTADFFVGDVWKTVPGKFAMVDLTFVVIGFHVWALGEARRLGMVRWWLASVVLTFAVGIATATPFFLLAREAAVERQSTEAAVTA; from the coding sequence ATGACTCCGACACAGATCGCCCGCAAGCCACTGTTCTACGTGTTCTTGGCATCGTTATTCACACAGAACGCGATCGGCCTGCCCTATGTGGCGCGGAACGGCTGGCGTTCGACGGCCGACTTCTTCGTCGGCGACGTGTGGAAGACGGTCCCGGGCAAGTTCGCGATGGTCGACCTGACGTTCGTCGTGATCGGATTCCATGTGTGGGCGCTGGGCGAGGCTCGGCGGCTGGGCATGGTCCGCTGGTGGCTCGCAAGTGTCGTCCTGACGTTCGCGGTCGGGATCGCTACAGCCACCCCGTTCTTCCTGCTGGCCCGCGAGGCAGCGGTCGAACGGCAGAGCACCGAGGCCGCCGTCACCGCGTAG
- a CDS encoding 1,4-dihydroxy-2-naphthoyl-CoA synthase: MTDPNTAPFDPTQWKSVPGFDDLTDITYHRHVGQSRADGIVRIAFDRPEVRNAFRPHTVDELYRTLDHARRSPDVGTVLLTGNGPSPKDGGWAFCSGGDQRIRGRSGYQYATSHDSDVEAATVDSVDTARVKAEGGRLHILEVQRLIRTMPKVVIAVVNGWAAGGGHSLHAVADLTLASREHARFKQTDADVGSFDAGYGSAYLAKQVGQKFAREIFFLGEAYDAETMHRMGAVNRVVDHSELENTAIEWGRKINSKSPTAQRMLKFAFNLTDDGLMGQQVFAGEATRLAYMTDEAVEGRDAFLGKRDPNWDDYPYYY, encoded by the coding sequence ATGACAGATCCGAATACCGCCCCGTTCGATCCGACGCAGTGGAAGTCGGTGCCCGGCTTCGACGATCTCACCGACATCACCTATCACCGGCACGTCGGGCAGAGCCGCGCCGACGGGATCGTCCGGATCGCCTTCGACCGCCCCGAGGTGCGCAACGCGTTCCGGCCGCACACCGTCGACGAGCTGTACCGCACCCTCGACCACGCGCGTCGCTCCCCCGATGTCGGAACCGTCCTGCTGACCGGCAACGGACCGTCGCCCAAGGACGGCGGTTGGGCGTTCTGCAGCGGCGGCGACCAGCGCATCCGCGGCCGCAGCGGGTACCAGTACGCGACCAGCCACGACTCCGACGTCGAGGCGGCCACGGTCGACAGCGTCGACACCGCGCGTGTCAAGGCCGAGGGCGGTCGCCTGCACATCCTGGAGGTGCAGCGTCTGATCCGCACCATGCCGAAGGTCGTCATCGCCGTCGTCAACGGCTGGGCCGCGGGCGGCGGGCATTCGCTGCACGCCGTCGCCGACCTGACCCTCGCCTCACGCGAACACGCGCGATTCAAGCAGACCGACGCCGACGTGGGCAGCTTCGACGCCGGTTACGGCAGCGCCTACCTGGCCAAGCAGGTCGGGCAGAAGTTCGCGCGGGAGATCTTCTTCCTCGGCGAGGCGTACGACGCCGAGACCATGCACCGGATGGGTGCGGTGAATCGAGTGGTCGATCACTCCGAGCTGGAGAACACGGCGATCGAGTGGGGCCGCAAGATCAACTCGAAGTCGCCGACCGCCCAGCGCATGTTGAAGTTCGCATTCAACCTGACCGACGACGGTCTGATGGGGCAGCAGGTGTTCGCGGGCGAGGCGACGCGCCTGGCGTACATGACCGATGAGGCCGTCGAGGGTCGCGACGCGTTCCTGGGCAAACGCGACCCGAACTGGGACGACTACCCGTACTACTACTGA
- a CDS encoding PaaI family thioesterase — protein MTETSKHEWDIPATDDSPHEGGFRADLAITTERGGPSYGAMIEQVRAFMGKVRYASPTPELADEVIEDLRKLNAKLDTMLVDEWTSPSGTRIDLPSRGNITLPPYVITTGGPDGVEAEVTFGDFHLGGNGVTHGGHVAVAFDDLGGMASALKTGGVARTAYLTVNYRSLTPLNKPLTIRTWVDVQDDRKLYVKGTLHDGDRLCADLDSLFIKLKPGQP, from the coding sequence ATGACGGAGACCTCCAAGCACGAGTGGGACATCCCGGCGACCGATGACTCGCCGCACGAGGGAGGCTTCCGCGCAGACCTGGCGATCACCACCGAGCGGGGCGGACCGAGCTACGGCGCGATGATCGAACAGGTTCGGGCGTTCATGGGCAAGGTGCGGTACGCGTCGCCGACTCCGGAGCTGGCCGACGAGGTCATCGAGGATCTGCGCAAACTCAACGCCAAGCTCGACACGATGCTCGTCGACGAGTGGACCAGCCCGTCGGGAACGCGTATCGATCTGCCGTCGCGCGGGAACATCACCCTGCCGCCGTATGTGATCACCACGGGCGGTCCGGACGGCGTCGAAGCCGAGGTGACCTTCGGCGACTTCCATCTGGGCGGCAACGGCGTGACCCACGGCGGTCACGTCGCGGTCGCGTTCGACGACCTGGGCGGCATGGCGTCCGCGCTCAAGACGGGCGGCGTCGCGCGCACCGCGTACCTGACGGTGAACTACCGGTCGCTGACCCCGCTCAACAAGCCGCTGACGATCCGGACCTGGGTCGACGTGCAGGACGACCGCAAACTGTACGTCAAAGGCACCCTGCACGACGGCGACCGGCTGTGCGCCGACCTCGACTCGCTGTTCATCAAGCTGAAGCCCGGTCAGCCGTAG